In Puntigrus tetrazona isolate hp1 chromosome 15, ASM1883169v1, whole genome shotgun sequence, the DNA window TAGCCTGATTTAAAAGGCTCTAAGGCAGAAATACTTTGtcatgtttataatatattttgccCCTAAAAGTCATCAACATAGTAAATGTTTAACTGCATGTTAAAGATTAGCTGAATTTGTATTTGAGCACAATAATGTGTGGTGTATAATATCTAGCtcattagttttttgtttataaaaattcatgtttctctctcttgtgTAGGACCATCACCAGCTGACCCTGTGGACAGAATTACTGGATGTAAGCAGTGATTTCACACACAACCCTGGAGCTTTGAAGTACAAATCCAGTGACATGGAATCCCACAAGACTTGACTACATCACTATCCTGTACTTATCTTAACAATGGCAAACATGATTTTAAACTACATTCATGCTTAGCTCTTGCCTTCTTTATGGGGGAATGGCTTGTGAATCTACATCACAACTTTCttttacctgaaaaaaaaaaaaaaaaggtttggaagCTAAAGGTCTCTTGGCAGAACGTAACAGAAATATTTTCCCTCTATTGTGGTGGCCAACCATACAAGTGACTATAGTATTGAACATGACTCATGGGGAAGAGCCTGGCCCTGAAACACACCAGGATTCTGCTGTATTAACATATCTGGAAGGCTTACTCATGCATCAGGTAGCAGGAGGACAGGGTGCGGCAGCAACTCAAAGTGGAGAGCAGAGGAATAAGGATGGAACAGGGCATGCACAGCCTAGTCATGGCACTCGGCAGGAGCAGAAACGAACAAATTCCCACTGTGGAGCCTCACAGCACCTCAGAAAGGCTCGTCTTCTTAACTCAGAGGCCTGGACAGAAAGTGAGACTCAACGGACATCAGCACCTTCCGTTGCACTCAATGGGCAAAGTGAAGACCAACACAGTGGCCAGAACGGCACCTCCCAGGATAAAGGAGAGAGTACACTTTTAGCTAGTTTGCTGCAGTCTTTCAGTTCTCGACTTCAAAACGTGACCCTGCCACAGCAGATTATCCAAGGCTTGAGGCCACCGGATGCCCCCTGCCAGATAAGCAAGCCTGTACAAGAAGACAGGGCAGATGTGCCTTGCCACAGACCAGCCTCAAGCCACCTCAAAGGGTTAGTGAGCAAGAGCAAAATGCAGAATCACAGCAACAGTGTGCCTTATCAACGTCGTGCCAGGTCTAGCCAGGAAAGTTTTTCAGAATCTCCTAAGGCACTGCAGAGCAGTACTCCTCTCCATCTCCTGAGTCTCTAACTTGTACTGAGCGCCTAAAAGCTGTGGCAAACCTGGTAAATATCAGATCAAGTCCTGCTCCATCGCCTAAACCAAGTGTGGCCTGTAGTCAACTGGCTCTATTGCTTTCCAGTGAGGCCCACCTGCAGCAGTACTCTCGAGAACATGCCCTGAAAGCCCAACTCTCTGGACGATCAGCCAGTGAAAGACTATCCGCCATGGCCACACAGCAGACACAAGATAAACAACCTACAACTTCTGGCCAGACTCATGGACTAAGCCTCTTACACACCAAGAATGGAATACCTTCACAAATGTCAACAAGCTCCAGTAGACAAAGTCCAAGCCTGACATCAGGCCAAAGAAGGACAGAAGGTTCCATGCGCACAGGAAATCGCTTTAGAGAGCGCCGACCTTTCGAGAAACAAGGCAGACCATCACAGAACTGCAGCAGTCTTCTACTACAGCTTCTCAATAGTCACAACACCTCACAGCGAATTAATGGACAGGGTCACCTGAAAGACGACCTCAGCACCTTTGGCACTCTGGCCTCTCCGCTTTTTTCAGACAGCGAGCACTCAAACCCCGAAAGCAGTCTTACAAAAGACAGCAGCGATGCTGAGAGCACTTACTCTAGTTGCTCTCCTATTGACCTTTCtctgaagaacaaaacaaatgtacaaacaCCAGTATCTACTTCATCTTCACCTGTACGAGACAGAGTCCCAGAGTCTTCTTTAATCAGGTGGAAGCCTGAGAGTCCACCTGTCAAAGTTATCTCAGACCACAGGGAGGTGGACACCTGTTCAGAGATGAAACCTCATCACAAGGTCACTCTATTACAGTTGCTCTTGGATCACAAAAATAACGAGAGAGTAAACAAAGGTCTGGATAATCCTGATTTGCTCCAAGCTGTAATCCCTAAGGTCACTAGTGCATCTACAAGTAGCCAGAATGTTTTCAGTACAGTTAGGTGTAAGGACATAAGTGATCTTAGTGGACACTGTGGATTGAGTTGTAGAAGTCCCAAGCTATTGCCAACTTTCTCTCAAAGCAGAGATTCCAACAGCAGTGCATCTCCATATACACTTTATGGGTCGCCCCATTCTCAGTCTGTCCCATTGGATCTTtgtaaagcaaaacaacaagcaAGTGATGTAAGAGTGAAAGAACCTGCCTTTAGTGCTAGTAAATTGTTACAGAATTTAGCTCAGTGTGGAAAACAAAACCCTGACATTTCTCCTCCAGCACAGGCACCTTTACCCCCTATCAAACTCATGACCCAAGAGCTGAAAGTTAACCATCCTCCAACTTTACTTGCCAGAGACTCACTGCACCAATTCAGAGAAATAACACACTGTGGGAAGAGGCCAAAGCAAAAACTTCAGCTGTGCCTGAAGCAACACAGCATGTCTCCGAGATTGAGAATCTGCTTGAAAGGCGTACAGTTCTACAACTTCTTTTGGGCAATGCTCCTCAGAAAGAAAAGGTAGGCAGTAAACGAAAACGAGAACATAGCAAAAATAGTTCTGTGGAAAAACCAACACATCAGGCAACTGGCCAACCAAATGGTCCTCCTTTggatattacaattaaaactgaGCCTGCTGAAGAGGGTCATGCATATGACTATAACAACATGTCCGTATTGGAGCCTAGAAAAAGCACCAGTTATCATTCTCATGAAAGCATCAAACAAGAACCATTGTCCCCAGAGGCTCCCACTAGAGATGGTCTTCTCTGTCATCTCCTAAAGAAACGACCCAACAAAACTCTTCAGCCAAACAAATTAGAAAACCTAAACAAGAGTTGCGTCAAAGAAGAATTTGCTGAAACACAGGGACCAACAATCCCAAAGAAGCGGAAATTTTCTATAGAACTAGAATATCATAACACCTTGACTCAGCATAGCAGGGATTTGGAACATTCTGGTAACATGAAAGATGACAACAGGGGTTGTTATGCGGCCAGAGATCTAGAGACAAGAGAGGCCAGAGACCCATCAAGCCCCCCAGAGGCTGACAGTCCACCAGCTAGGTTTCCACCATACGAGTCTAGCGAAAACCGGAGTTTCAATGTTCTAAAGCAGCTGCTTCTTTCAGACAACTGCTTGAAGGAATTGTCTCAGCCAAGGGGTACATTCAATTCACCATCACATACTGTGCTGAATGGGAATACAATCAAGCAATCATGTAATGAAGGTGAAATTCAAAACTTTCACCAGAGCATGAGTCCCAAcaatgcatcttttaaaaaagcaagcTCTCATAGGCAAGAAACTCCCCATGTTACACAGCAGGAGCCTGCAAGGTCAAAAATCGATTACAGCACCACAAAAGATTTGAAGGGCCCTGCAAAGATGGTTAATGGAGATGATCAAACACACAAGTATGGGCCAGACTCACCTCGGTTTACCAAGACTAACCCTATTTTGTACTATATGCTCCAGAGGAGCAATGCACAACTGGCTAAAGAGGGGGAGGGCTTGGAAGTAGGCGCAGGACAAATACAGGCAAAGGTCAAAAACGAGTCATCAGGTGATACTGAGGCCTTTGAACTTTGAAACAAAATTCACAGAATTACAATGGAACACTTAGTTGTGACTCAACACGGCTAAACGGGTCATTGAAAAAATACTAGTTTTGAGACTGTGAACCAGCATCTGTGCTTGAACTAGAAATGtgcttctttttattatctctGCTTatctacttttgtttttgtttttttttttgtttttttttttgaggcatCTCACATTTTTCACTTGAATTACGTGTCATTTAGTTCACAAAAAGACCATGAAACCAAagttcatttgaatatttataagcACTACTTTCTGGCTGATTTCTCTCCTACATTCTAAGtggcaaagaaaataaaagttttctacAAAGGTGTGTGACAGATTTGCCCTCATGTATTTGTAACAATATCAGTTCCCACTCCGTTTTCCACACATGGGTAGACTTGGCCTCAGGCAGTGAGTTATGATGCACCGATGCACATGATAATCTGTATAAACAGATTGTGCCTCAACAGTTGTTAGTGAATATTCTACAATTTACCATACTGAAATGAAGAAATAACTATGTATTGTTACTTTGTCTATGCCAGGAAGGCATTAAATGTCACAGTAtttatacattcaaataaatgaaatcagttgcctttttaaaaagatagGCATCTCTCATTGGTTCTGTATTGTTCGGATAAACTAACAGCAACGTTAAAGCTGTATATTCAGTATCATGTTTGGATAATATTGAATACGAATCCATCAGTATTACAACATGATCATTTGATATCTATGGTATGTGAAGTGTGTGTACTTTTATGTTATCAGTGTCCTCTTTAATTTCTCTCTCCCACTGAAAACAATGTTGTGATGTGCTTTATTCTTCATTCTGCGTTCTCAAGCATTTATCCGTGTCAAGACAGAAATGGATTTTTACAATACTCTAGAAAATGATGAATGAAAATCACAAGAGTTAATACAAAAGActgctttttttcctcatatgttttgtatttgtgtattttaagaaCAGGTCTTGGTATTAGCATGTCATAAGATGTTTGTTATATTATGCAAGAGATTGTTGCATCGACTTGAGACAAATCAGCCCAATCTCAGCTGTCTGTCACGTTAATGGACACACTGATCTAATAAAGGGAGTGTTTGTGGTATTAAGGCCATTCccacaaaaatatgtttgctcATGTGATGTTTTACAGTCTTACGTTTGGCATATGTTGTTTTTCATCAATCTTAAAGACTCGttataaactatatttatgTACATAGCATAATCTTTATGAAAGACAGCTATTTTGTATGaatgaaaagcattttagtTTTGAAATTTCTTAAAGAGACTTCAAAGTAAATGCCATGTGAATATGTATTCTAGAGGATGATTTTTGTCCTTCTTTTGCATGTGTCTCTGATTAAACTATGATAATCTGTTCTGCAATATCTTGTGTTATGTCAGATATTTAAGAGTACACTGCTGCCTGTTGCATGCAGATGCATGAGAAGGTTCCTATGTATTACTGAACATGGGGAAATTCAAAGTCTTaagcatatatattttgtcatggAGCccaatacataaaaatgtgatcTGTATGTTTGTCATGAGAAATAGGCCGCTGggcaaaatgtttaaacttttgaaacaaatgtgcatatgaagatatttattttgtttttactcaatgttattttttacaaGGAGAAAACCAAACAGGTTAAACAATCATGTTCCGTACTGTACAGTACAAAGATGGATTACACTGACACTTCAAAGACTTCTATTGgttttgaaatattgttttgatgCAGGCTGCGATACGTTTGAGTATTATTGTGTatcattatttctaaaaatacatttcatttggGTGTTTACTTGCACAGATTTTGAATAAAGTTCTGAAATGCACAATCAGAATAAACCTGTCGTTTATGTCTTGCAATGTTTTTTCCACTAATTATGCTGTCCTGATCTATGTCTCAAGTAGCATACGACCTGTGCTTGATCCCTCGGCtgcacaaaaactgattttacatGCAAAGAGGAAGTTACGAGGTTTGTTGTGCATGGAAACCTTTTCTTTGGCTGACTAAACCTTGCTGTTGACCTAAATTTTATCTGCTGTGCCCTGAGTCATGACCTTAATTCCTGTCGTTCGACGGTGACATAGATGTGAGAGGAAGTGATAGGACAGAGATGACCTCGTGCATCACCGGGGCCAACATCAAGACAGATCAGTGGCCTGTAAAAAGGTATTCTGGAAGAAAGGGACACTCTGCAACAAAGAACAACCTGCCTCGGGCCTGCAGGGTTGCTTTTATCAGGAAACGAAGGAGAGAAATGCGATTCCCTCACCTTCTGCTCACTCGCAACTAAATGCTGAAATTTTTAAAAGCTCAAAAATGACATGCTGACAAATATGGGTGACAGACAGCGGAGCACGAGGGGGTTTAATAATCAAAGCTGGGAGAAGCACGCAAGCCTGTTTTGGAATATGAgctttcttttatgttttcccTCAAAACTAGGTCATATAATATAGGCCTACACCTCCTTTTATGTGTCTGTGTTAAAGTGAGGGGGTAGGGGGTGGCTGAAGTGAGAGTTGATGGGATTAACTTAAAGCTAAAGCAGGTTTGAGTTGTGCACGAGTGTGAATCAAAAATGCTTTTGGAGTTTCAGGGTAAGCTAACGGATCAAATCATCCTCTACTGTGCTTTGAATgttaaaaagcataataaatggCGTCATTTTGCTTGTAAAAGAAGGGATGATAAACCTTTGAACAACTGGAAAGTGCTGTCGGGAGGGTCGGTAAAGCAGCGGCGCCACTGATTAAGTGGAGGACACTCTTCACATTCCTGCTGAGTTTCTTTTACAGATCCTCTCGCTCGTAATTGGACAAGAGCTTGCGTGCATTTTTGATGGATCAAAGAAAGTTGCACAGTTGGCATGAATCCGCTGATGTGgaacaatacataaaaagtatGCTGTGCTTGGCTGATGATAGTTAATGCCTCTTGTGCTTAAGCGGGAAATTCTAAATCATACCTGTGATTTATGGATCTCTGAACTCCTCATATGAAATATGGCTTCTTGGCTCCCTTACAGCCCATGCACGCGCACCTATCACTGACGTCTTCACTTAAACAGGCCCTGTAACCTTAAGCAAAGGACTTCACAGTATGCGTGTTTGCATCTAGAGGCTTACTAtaaatttagaatttatataatgaaaaatatatcatgTCATTGCTGGTTGTCTTTTATTATGTGGCTCATTTTGTAATTCATAACAgggaaaagtgtgtgtgtttgagatggGGATCATGCATATTCCATGTTTGATCAAACAGAAAAGTCATAAAAGAGATTTCATGTGACCCAGTTATGCCTATGAAAAtgacatgaatatatttttaaatatatctcaCATTAGATATGCCAGATTACTACTAGGAAAAAGAGTGCCGAATGAATCTAACAGTGGTGTGTAGTGGTGTGAAAAGGCAAAATCCTCatccaaatttaaatgtatccCAGACACTTTTTTGTTACATAAACCTTATTTAGAGTATCAGGATATTTTCTTACGATTgaataaatattctgtttattaaagCCAAGTATTATTCAAGTTGGTGttttaagtacatttatttactccaaaataataataactcatGCAATAATTATGCTAAGTTTGGTAAATACTCACACCTAGACACCTAAAATTTCATCAAACTGATTCCTATCCAATCATATTGATAGAGATACCCCACATTTTTTAGGGGGTCTGTTAAAAGTTGGTGGGCTCAGGGTAGGCGGGGGCAACAGACTCCTGCTGTAACTTTACTTGCTGCTGTTACTATTGTACAATGtttcgatttatttatttagtgtttttttttttcttat includes these proteins:
- the LOC122359064 gene encoding LOW QUALITY PROTEIN: nuclear receptor-interacting protein 1-like (The sequence of the model RefSeq protein was modified relative to this genomic sequence to represent the inferred CDS: inserted 1 base in 1 codon; deleted 2 bases in 1 codon) translates to MTHGEEPGPETHQDSAVLTYLEGLLMHQVAGGQGAAATQSGEQRNKDGTGHAQPSHGTRQEQKRTNSHCGASQHLRKARLLNSEAWTESETQRTSAPSVALNGQSEDQHSGQNGTSQDKGESTLLASLLQSFSSRLQNVTLPQQIIQGLRPPDAPCQISKPVQEDRADVPCHRPASSHLKGLVSKSKMQNHSNSVPYQRRARSSQESFSESPKALQSSTPXPSPESLTCTERLKAVANLVNIRSSPAPSPKPSVACSQLALLLSSEAHLQQYSREHALKAQLSGRSASERLSAMATQQTQDKQPTTSGQTHGLSLLHTKNGIPSQMSTSSSRQSPSLTSGQRRTEGSMRTGNRFRERRPFEKQGRPSQNCSSLLLQLLNSHNTSQRINGQGHLKDDLSTFGTLASPLFSDSEHSNPESSLTKDSSDAESTYSSCSPIDLSLKNKTNVQTPVSTSSSPVRDRVPESSLIRWKPESPPVKVISDHREVDTCSEMKPHHKVTLLQLLLDHKNNERVNKGLDNPDLLQAVIPKVTSASTSSQNVFSTVRCKDISDLSGHCGLSCRSPKLLPTFSQSRDSNSSASPYTLYGSPHSQSVPLDLCKAKQQASDVRVKEPAFSASKLLQNLAQCGKQNPDISPPAQAPLPPIKLMTQELKVNHPPTLLQRLTAPIQRNNTLWEEAKAKTSAVPEATQHVSEIENLLERRTVLQLLLGNAPQKEKVGSKRKREHSKNSSVEKPTHQATGQPNGPPLDITIKTEPAEEGHAYDYNNMSVLEPRKSTSYHSHESIKQEPLSPEAPTRDGLLCHLLKKRPNKTLQPNKLENLNKSCVKEEFAETQGPTIPKKRKFSIELEYHNTLTQHSRDLEHSGNMKDDNRGCYAARDLETREARDPSSPPEADSPPARFPPYESSENRSFNVLKQLLLSDNCLKELSQPRGTFNSPSHTVLNGNTIKQSCNEGEIQNFHQSMSPNNASFKKASSHRQETPHVTQQEPARSKIDYSTTKDLKGPAKMVNGDDQTHKYGPDSPRFTKTNPILYYMLQRSNAQLAKEGEGLEVGAGQIQAKVKNESSGDTEAFEL